Below is a genomic region from Ailuropoda melanoleuca isolate Jingjing chromosome 8, ASM200744v2, whole genome shotgun sequence.
AACAGAGGGTTCTCAGAAATGcttgccttttttccttcctgttaaagggaaaagtaaaaatatttctcaaactaATGTAACTGTACACGCGGTGTGTTTACTTCCTGTATCCCCCGGTGTTTTTCAAGGAGGAGGGGGTTAGTTTCTGACTGGGAGTTTTCCTTCTCCCATCTCCCGTAATtcagcaaaataaatcaaaatcagaTGTTTGCTGGAGTTGCAGTCAGATGgacttggattttttttactctttttaaaactgGTACATCTGGGTGAACTCAAGCATGTGTGTCTTGGCATCTGGGCTTGTCTAGTAATAGAAGAAAAACTGTTTGGCTTGTTTTGGCTGCCTTTCTGGACGCATTTCACTGTGCTCTTCCTTTCTTACATCTGAAGGGCTGGtcaggaggaagaaagcaaatattaaagaCAGTGTTTACACTTTGTGGTTTAAAGTCAGGTGAGAGATAATTACGGCCTTTGAAGCTGATGACCTGAGGACCATCATTTGATGACTTGGGGATTAGCAGTTTGGAGGTgacatatttgaaagaaagagggtTACATAAGGAGGGAAAGACGGGGAAAGGAAGTTTGGGGAGAGGCTGTGCCAGAAAACCTTgggagaagaataaataaatagcaccTTAAAGTAATTGATGTGGCTTGTGTCTCTCAGCAGGAGGGCGAAAATGAAAGCAGGCTGTAGCATCGTGGAAAAGCCAGAAGGAGGTGGAGGTGAGCAGAAGTTAATCATCTCTGATGTACCTGGAATGTCCCTCAGGGGTTCCTTTTCTCTCCACTTGGGCTCTGTTCACAAATGTCAGACCATGACTAGACAGCCTCTTGACTGGGTGGATACTGCTAGCACAGTTGTAGGCTTGTTTCTTATGGATGTATATTAACATGTCTGGTCACCACACCTTTATCCCAAGCTTTAGAGTCTCCTCCCTGTTAGAGACACAGTTCCACCCTCGGGGACAAggagttttcagctgttatttcccTAAAATGTTAGTTTgtctttcctgtttgtttctgtTGGAATGTTCCTGCCCTCGTGGAAAGTAGGTGTGAGATTTAATAATGCAGGAAAGAGCGCGAGGTTGGCACACCTGGGTGCTGCTGTCCAGCTCTAGCAGATCAAACGATTGCCACAGGAAAGGTGACGTCTCTGTGCTTTCCTCTCCCCTGTTGTGGTTAGCCCTGGCTGACCGAAGGGATGTTTATGGCATGTCTGCACAGCACTCTAAAGATTCTGAGCATCGGCATGTGAAATCGGGAATACCAATATACATGAACCTGATTCCTGACTCCCTTGATTTGCCCTTTTCACATTAAAGGGTATCAGTTTCCTGACTGGGCCTATAAAACAGAGTCGTCGCCGGGCTCCCGGCAGATCCAGCTGTGGCACTTCATCCTGGAACTGCTACAGAAGGAAGAGTTTCGCCATGTCATCGCCTGGCAGCAGGGAGAGTACGGAGAGTTTGTCATCAAGGATCCCGACGAGGTGGCCCGCCTCTGGGGCCGCAGGAAGTGCAAACCCCAGATGAACTACGACAAGCTGAGCCGTGCCCTCAGGTGAGGGAAAGGATTCCCGAATGGATGCTGTTAACAGATCAGAGGGAGACTAAGCCGTTGGGTATGAATGTTGGATAAAAGGGGTATCAGGTGGTAAGAGACTGCACTATCTAAGTGAATAATGTGTAGCTTTGAAGTGGGAGTAGAGGAGCTGCTGAGTCTGAGTAGCACAGGCTCAGGAGGAGAAAAGGCATATCTTTGGTTCTATGTAGGAGGGAATTCCAACGTGGTTGGCGCTGGGTCCTGACAGACAACCGATTCTGCTCTGCAGTGGGCGAGCGTATGTGGTGAAACACGGATTGGAGCTCATTTATAATCCAGATTAGTTTAGGCTTCCCTGCGGGAAATGTGTTAGAATGTCTCGTCTGAGGCTCTCCTGGAAAAAACTGGGAAAAGTGAAGCAAGCAGAGCACACAGGAGGAGGGCTCCCTGAATGGTCCTGACCTCGCTGTTCAGAACCCGTATCTGTGAGCTCAGTTGACAGGCCAAAGGTTGCTCTGACGTGTCTAAAGACTGACCACTTCAGGGTCTCTTGGGTTCTTTTCTCCCCTTGTCAGTTTTTACATCTCCTAGCCTCCCCACCCTCAAGGGGCCAGAAGGCTGTGTGTAACGGGTGCTGCCAAATAGATGCCAGACCAGGGGCTGCAGGCCCCCCCCCAAGGCCCCTGTCTCTCTTCATTCCTCGTGACCTTGAATGTCAGAGCTGGGCAGCAGCAGTGCTGGGGCCTCTCTCACATCTTTGTGAAAGTGAAGCAGGCCAGGCTGCCTGCTGCTTCCCGTGTCGGGGTGTGTGACTGCTGGATCTGCTGCCGCAGAACAGTCGTACATGTCTTCGTCTGCACTTTGTGCTCAGGCCTCCAGACT
It encodes:
- the LOC100473665 gene encoding ETS translocation variant 3 isoform X2, which encodes MKAGCSIVEKPEGGGGYQFPDWAYKTESSPGSRQIQLWHFILELLQKEEFRHVIAWQQGEYGEFVIKDPDEVARLWGRRKCKPQMNYDKLSRALRYYYNKRILHKTKGKRFTYKFNFNKLVMPNYPFINIRSSGWLGVSYKRLPRSLHPSLQAALH
- the LOC100473665 gene encoding ETS translocation variant 3 isoform X3, with translation MKAGCSIVEKPEGGGGYQFPDWAYKTESSPGSRQIQLWHFILELLQKEEFRHVIAWQQGEYGEFVIKDPDEVARLWGRRKCKPQMNYDKLSRALRYYYNKRILHKTKGKRFTYKFNFNKLVMPNYPFINIRSSGQNAQC